One window of Atribacter laminatus genomic DNA carries:
- a CDS encoding DUF4145 domain-containing protein, giving the protein MNPMYAVKTKRENKEIFGFVNLPNWLKKRYREVYVSYHSDLYNSCCIMCRVVLEVALKEVDKKLTGRNYINSNKSLMELINGCGRFLKHKERDAMLTIYMNGNLSAHSEILPGRQEATDSFRALDILLKGILSLKVVSIQWFTEI; this is encoded by the coding sequence ATGAATCCGATGTATGCAGTAAAAACAAAAAGAGAAAACAAAGAAATTTTTGGATTTGTTAATTTACCGAATTGGTTAAAAAAACGTTATAGAGAAGTTTATGTTAGTTACCATAGTGATCTTTATAATTCTTGTTGCATCATGTGTCGGGTTGTTCTGGAAGTAGCATTAAAAGAGGTGGATAAAAAATTGACCGGAAGAAACTATATTAATTCCAACAAAAGTTTAATGGAGCTTATAAATGGGTGCGGTCGTTTTCTAAAACATAAAGAGAGGGATGCTATGTTAACTATATACATGAATGGAAACCTAAGCGCTCATTCTGAAATACTGCCAGGAAGACAGGAAGCCACAGATTCCTTCCGGGCTTTAGATATCCTTCTTAAGGGAATTTTATCGCTAAAAGTAGTTTCAATACAATGGTTCACAGAAATTTAA
- a CDS encoding ImmA/IrrE family metallo-endopeptidase, with protein sequence MNRVTVKPEILLWARERTGRSLESLKKLFPKLDLWEKGELSPTLKQLEDYAKATRTPIGFFFLAKTPVERIPIPDFRTMYQERKTHPSPDLLDVIYICQQRQEWYRDYARSVGERGCKFVASSNLISNIEITAANMRQMLRFDVEERRQMTSWTEALHYFSEKAENLGVLVMMSGIVGSNTRRKLDPQEFRGFALVDNLAPLIFINSADSKSAQMFTLAHELAHLWLGESALSDVSLASSPSHEIEVWCNQVAAEFLVPFESLKIEYQKDADLTTETNRLARIYKVSTLVILRRIYDIGGLTWEQFKKTYNEELKKFQGIPKTSGGDFYRTQVARVGKRFARALIANTLEGQTLYRDAFRMLGLSKISTFHELGHFLGVL encoded by the coding sequence ATGAACCGCGTAACGGTTAAGCCCGAAATACTGCTCTGGGCACGCGAACGAACCGGTCGGAGCCTAGAAAGTTTGAAAAAATTATTTCCAAAACTCGATCTTTGGGAAAAGGGAGAGTTGAGTCCAACGCTCAAACAATTGGAGGATTATGCCAAAGCTACTCGTACCCCGATTGGGTTTTTCTTCCTAGCCAAAACTCCTGTAGAGCGGATTCCAATTCCCGATTTTCGTACCATGTATCAAGAACGCAAAACCCACCCCAGCCCTGATTTACTCGATGTCATATATATCTGCCAGCAACGTCAAGAATGGTATCGAGATTATGCGCGTTCTGTTGGCGAGAGGGGTTGTAAGTTCGTAGCATCATCAAATCTTATAAGTAATATTGAGATTACTGCAGCTAACATGAGACAGATGCTTAGGTTTGATGTTGAGGAGCGCCGACAAATGACAAGTTGGACTGAAGCCCTTCACTATTTCAGCGAAAAGGCTGAAAATCTTGGTGTGCTGGTTATGATGAGCGGTATCGTTGGAAGTAATACAAGGAGAAAGCTAGATCCCCAAGAATTTCGAGGTTTTGCACTAGTGGACAACCTTGCACCTCTGATATTCATCAACAGCGCGGATAGCAAGTCAGCACAGATGTTTACCCTGGCACATGAGCTTGCACATCTTTGGCTTGGTGAAAGTGCATTGTCAGATGTAAGCTTAGCCTCATCTCCTTCACATGAAATCGAAGTTTGGTGTAACCAAGTTGCTGCTGAGTTTTTAGTGCCATTTGAATCGCTAAAAATTGAATACCAAAAAGATGCTGATTTAACAACAGAAACGAACCGTCTGGCTCGAATTTATAAGGTGAGTACTCTGGTTATCTTACGCCGAATCTATGATATTGGTGGTTTAACCTGGGAACAATTTAAGAAAACATATAATGAGGAATTGAAAAAATTTCAAGGGATTCCAAAAACAAGTGGTGGTGATTTTTATCGAACCCAAGTAGCAAGGGTAGGAAAACGTTTTGCCCGTGCCCTTATCGCAAATACTCTTGAAGGACAAACACTTTATCGTGACGCCTTCCGTATGCTGGGTTTATCGAAGATATCAACCTTTCATGAACTCGGACACTTTTTAGGAGTACTATAA
- a CDS encoding DUF4411 family protein, producing the protein MAYLLDANVFIQAKNLHYGLDFCPAFWDWLTFNNVSRKVFSIERVSDEIKAGDDELTDWVAKCSPDFFLKPDNAMLSVLSKVSDWATSQNYEPTAVNTFFQVADYYLVAYALAHKHTIVTHEIASTSYKKIKIPNACIGLGIKCINPFEILRLERARFILEPYR; encoded by the coding sequence ATGGCATATTTACTTGATGCCAATGTTTTCATACAGGCAAAAAACCTTCACTATGGTCTCGATTTCTGTCCAGCTTTTTGGGACTGGCTTACGTTTAACAATGTTTCAAGAAAAGTTTTTAGTATCGAAAGAGTTAGTGATGAAATCAAAGCAGGTGACGATGAACTTACAGATTGGGTAGCGAAATGCAGTCCAGATTTCTTCCTCAAGCCAGATAACGCTATGTTATCTGTTCTCAGCAAAGTCAGCGATTGGGCTACCAGTCAAAATTATGAGCCTACCGCTGTAAATACCTTTTTCCAGGTTGCTGATTATTATTTAGTAGCTTATGCATTGGCCCACAAGCATACTATAGTTACCCATGAGATTGCATCAACTTCATACAAGAAGATTAAGATTCCCAATGCCTGCATCGGTCTAGGCATTAAGTGTATTAATCCATTTGAGATTTTGAGATTAGAGAGAGCTCGATTTATATTAGAGCCATATAGATAA